Below is a genomic region from Biomphalaria glabrata chromosome 3, xgBioGlab47.1, whole genome shotgun sequence.
aaGGCATGTTTTCATCATCGGAAGTTTCAATAATGTCTTTGGAATGGTCGTAAAGAGGAAGATTCTGGCCCTCGTGGACTTTGGCGTGTTTGGTCAGCATAGCTTCACTGCCGTAGGTTTTAAAGCAATACAAACAAGGAAATGGTTTTTTCTTGGCATGAATTTTTTTATGACGGTCAAGGTCCCACTGTATTCTGAACCTTTTTCGACAAGTCGTACATTTGAATGGCTTAGCTTCAGCATTCTCATCAAGTTTCAAGTGGGCCTCCTTTGCATGTTTCTTTAATAAGGCttcatttttaaatgatttataaCAATCTGAGCAAGGAAAGGGTTTCTTATGCAGATGTGTCAATATATGTCGCTTGTAATCATGCTCAAAGTGATAAGCCTTTGGACATGTTTCACACTTAAATGGTCTGTCCTCACTGTGTTTGATCATATGCTTCTTAGCATTGGCTAACAAGCCAAATGTAAGATGGCACACCTCACATTCAAACCGTTTTTCTTTCGTGTGACTCCTTGTGTGTCTCTCATAGTCTGTAATGTTGCGGAACTGTCGAGGGCACATGCTACACTGATATTTAGGTGGTTTACTGTGCGTACGCCGGTGATCCGAGAAGTCTGCCCGCTTCTCAAATGTGGCAGAGCATTCGGAACAATGGTACAATTTGTCTTCTGTATGTCTGAGCCTGATGTGGTCTTGCAGGTGAGACTTTCGACTAAACGTTTTAGCACATCGATCACATACAAACGGACGCTCTTTGGTATGTTTAGTGACGACGTGATCACTAAGATGGGCATACTGTTTGAACCTAGCATGACATGTAGAACATTCATAGGGCCTTCCTTTTGTATGGGTCCTAACATGACTTACAAGTGAACCTTTGTCCTTGAAAATTTTGTCGCAGTAATTACATTTGAAAAGGTGCTTCTTCCTAACTCCTCCAGCCGTGGAAGGTTCGACAATGACGGTGCAATCTTTGTTCAGGTCCACATCGTCCATTACAATTTTTGACGGGCCTTTTCGCAGACTAAAGTTGGTATCTTTACTTATGACTATGGTGTTGGCACCAGAATCATTTCTCAATTCAGAAGTATCTAGTATTTcttcattattttcattttcgTCATCATCCTCAACATCATCGTCTTCATCTTTGACTGTTTCATCATCTTTTGAGCCAACGAAAGGTGGTTGAGAATTCCTTTCAGTATGATCTCTAATCCCCACAGTCACTGAATTTTTTAGGACCTCCTTATGACTCTCGGTGTGCTTTAAAAGCTCTTCATTTTTATAAAAGGTCAAAGGGCAAAGTCCACAAGCATATGGGGCCTTAGCCTGATGAGTGTTGCTAACATGGGCTATTAGTTCATCCCCTTCGTAAAATGAAGCACTACATAATCCGCAACAATAAGGCATGAGGTCTCTATGTTTTTTAAGGTGGTCCTTGAGTGTGTCATTATCAGACACACAATGATGACAGAAGCCACATTTGTAAATGTTTAGGCTAACATTTGATGTTGATGTGAATTCTTTGAGCAGAGGATATGTTTGGTGCTGCACAATCGGCATATTACTGTCTGACACTATTGTATTGCAATTGTTCATATCACTCTGAGTCAAGAATCCAACTTGCATGTCAGAAGTAATTGATTCTACAGTCGTGATGACTTTCTGTGGTAATGGTAAGACTTCACGATCCCCTAATTGAGGTTCATGAGTCTCTGATTTGTTAAGACTATACATGTAACTACTCCTTGCCTCCTGAGAATATTGGCTGTTCAAAGCAAGAGATGGGTGATATGGAAGTTTAGAAAACATTTGAGAATTTGGGTCCAAATTGAACGCAGGGGGTGGGCTTAACATGTCTTCAAAATTTGACTTATGTACTGTTTGCTCTGAGTTGAAAAAAGGTGGACAAGACGGCTCAAAGGTATAACTTATGTGAGGTTTCACAAAGTTGTGATTTAAAGCCCTACTTTCTGACTCTTGCTGGTGCGAGAGATGCTTCACATCGTGTTGATGCTGCTGCTCATGATGTTGATGATACATGCCCCCAATGCTGATGTTATAAGCACTGGGCATGGATGAATTTTGAAAGTGCGCAGAGCTGGACATAGCGGGATGCGAAGCAAATACAGGCATAGCAGACATTGTCAAAGCTGGTGTATCTGGCTTGTACAGGCTCTGTTTTAGATTATAATCATCCATTGTGATTAATGATTATGAAATCTTGTAATCGATTGCTGGATTAATGTCTCATATTCCttaaagaaataaagatgtaatcaaacttttaatttaaatctattttttatcaGAACAATTCTGATGATGacttttaatattaagttttctttttttcttttcatagttGGCATTTCATTGTCGTACAAGTATCAAACTCTAGGCCGGCAAGTTTACCCTATCACTGCTCCATTatctggaagaaaaaaaaagtaaacaaacagTTGAGTAATGTagcatttttacaaaatctttattcTATAATCAAACTGGAATATCTGGCCAAAATGTGCAAGGAATTTTTTCCTGTCCATCACAATCTTCTCCTTTTTTGaatgtctgtatcatataagataagaagataagatctagatcatattagatctagatgattagataatctagatctacatcatctagaatctaggactAGACTGACTAGAAACTTATACatctattaaattttaataattaaatgctaaaaatcacaaaaaaaatgaattatcttatcttatataatacagacgttaattcaaaaaagaagatgattaaatcatgcattcagtcatgcatattaaccaatgacttaaattctgccaagtcagtggttttcctggctagctcatgcaacccattccattctctaatagcactagggaagaaggagtatttgtacaaatttgtcctagcatatggaatgaggaatgtgcctttatctttatgtctttctgagtattttattaaattttatttttgtaaacgctctaaatttagt
It encodes:
- the LOC106055434 gene encoding zinc finger protein 665-like; the protein is MDDYNLKQSLYKPDTPALTMSAMPVFASHPAMSSSAHFQNSSMPSAYNISIGGMYHQHHEQQHQHDVKHLSHQQESESRALNHNFVKPHISYTFEPSCPPFFNSEQTVHKSNFEDMLSPPPAFNLDPNSQMFSKLPYHPSLALNSQYSQEARSSYMYSLNKSETHEPQLGDREVLPLPQKVITTVESITSDMQVGFLTQSDMNNCNTIVSDSNMPIVQHQTYPLLKEFTSTSNVSLNIYKCGFCHHCVSDNDTLKDHLKKHRDLMPYCCGLCSASFYEGDELIAHVSNTHQAKAPYACGLCPLTFYKNEELLKHTESHKEVLKNSVTVGIRDHTERNSQPPFVGSKDDETVKDEDDDVEDDDENENNEEILDTSELRNDSGANTIVISKDTNFSLRKGPSKIVMDDVDLNKDCTVIVEPSTAGGVRKKHLFKCNYCDKIFKDKGSLVSHVRTHTKGRPYECSTCHARFKQYAHLSDHVVTKHTKERPFVCDRCAKTFSRKSHLQDHIRLRHTEDKLYHCSECSATFEKRADFSDHRRTHSKPPKYQCSMCPRQFRNITDYERHTRSHTKEKRFECEVCHLTFGLLANAKKHMIKHSEDRPFKCETCPKAYHFEHDYKRHILTHLHKKPFPCSDCYKSFKNEALLKKHAKEAHLKLDENAEAKPFKCTTCRKRFRIQWDLDRHKKIHAKKKPFPCLYCFKTYGSEAMLTKHAKVHEGQNLPLYDHSKDIIETSDDENMPSKKKTKKPEDSNDDKSEIDERLDMKDLSKQIVTISKRRGRPPKQKKESDSGSKKVPSIKITFKNKNPQSAKFQCPDCQKIFLTSARLKTHSKVHIKKCSKNKRIIEDGIYGVKKENFNNDRKMSMLDEESTLDHTDADETSTS